CCCCGAGATTGCTTTGCCCATCCTTTACTCTGGAGGGAGCACTCGACCCTCTATGAAAGGTAGTGAGCGTCCGCCCATGGGCGAGCCTCCCGGCCCGCGACACCGCGCGCCCCACCGACCCCTGTCCGATCATGGGACGGGGGTGACCCGATGACCGAAGTGCTGCTCCTCCTGGTGGCGATCCTGCTGTCACTGGCATGTGGCGCGTTCGTGGCGGCGGAGTTCTCGCTGACCACCGTCGAGCGCGGCGCGCTGGAGCGGGCCGCCGAGCGCGGCGAGCGCGGCGCCCCGGGCGCCCTGAAGGCCGTACGGAACCTGACGTTCCAGCTCTCCGGCGCCCAGCTCGGCATCACCGTGACCAACCTGGTCGTCGGCATGCTCGCCGAACCCTCGATCGCCAAGCTGCTCGCCGGCCCGTTCCGGGCGCTGGGGCTGTCGGGCGGTGCGGCGCAGTCGGTGGCGCTGGTGGTCGGCACCGCGCTGTCCACGGTGTTCCTGATGGTCGTCGGCGAGCTGGTGCCCAAGAACTGGGCGATCTCCTCACCCCTGGCCGTGGCCAAACGGGTGGGCACCCCGCAGCGCTGGTTCAGCGCCGCCTTCCGGCCCTTCATCGCCCAGCTGAACAACACGGCCAACCACTTCGTACGCCGGCTCGGCTTCGAGCCCGCCGAGGAGCTGGCCTCCGCGCGCGGTCCGCAGGAGCTGGCCGCCCTCGCCCGGCACTCCGCCAAGGCGGGCGCCCTGGAGGCGGACACCGCCGAGCTGTTCGTGCGCACGCTCAACCTGGCCGATCTGACGGCGGAGAACGTGATGACCCCGCGGGTCCAGGTCATCGCCCTGGACGAGCAGGCGACCTGCGAGGACGTGGCGAACGCGACCCGGGCGACGGGCCTGTCCCGGTTCCCGGTCTACCGGGGCAGCCTGGACTCCGTCGTGGGCACCGTGCACATCAAGGACGTCCTCGCCATACCGGCCGAGCACCGCCGGCACCGCCGTGTCTGGCACCTGATGCGCGAACCGCTGCTGGTGCCCGAGTCCCTCACCGTCGACCGGCTCCTCGACCGGCTCTCCGGCCGCCGCACCATGGCCGTCGTCATCGACGAGTACGGCGGCACGGCGGGCGTGGCGACCCTGGAGGACATCGTCGAGGAGGTCGTCGGCGAGGTGCGCGACGAACACGACCCGCACGAGACGCCCGACCTCGCCCCGGCCGGCGCCGACGAGAGCGGCCGGGCCCTGTACTCGGCCGACGGCGCCGCCCGCACCGACCAGCTCAGGCGGGTGGGGCTGCGGGTGCCCGAGGGGCCGTACGAGACCCTGGCCGGTCTGGTCGCCACCGAGCTGGGCCGGATACCGGAGCCGGGCGACCGGGTCGAGATCGCGGGCTGGCGGCTGGACGTGGTGGACGCCTCCGGGCGCCGCGCCGCCCGGCTGCTGCTGCGCGCGCCCCTGGACGACGAGAGCGGCGACGAGACGACGGAGGGGGCGCGATGATCGCCGTACAACTGCTGATCGGCCTGGCGACCCTCGTCGTCAACGCCTTCTTCGTGGCCGGCGAGTTCGCGCTGATCTCGGTGCGCCGCTCCCAGGTCGAGCCCCTGGCACAGGAGGGCGACCGGCGGGCGAAGAGCGTGGTGTGGGGGCTGGAACACGTCTCCGCGCTGCTGGCCGCCGCCCAGCTCGGCATCACGCTGTGCACCCTGGTGCTGGGCGTGGTCGCCGAGCCGGCCATCGCGCATCTGCTGGAGCCGGTGTTCCACACGGTGGGCATACCGGTGGGCGTGGGCCACGTGGTGTCGTTCGTGATCGCGCTGACCCTGGCGACCTATCTGCACATGCTGCTGGGCGAGATGGTGCCCAAGAACATCTCGCTCGCGGAGCCGGTGCGCGCGGCACTGCTGCTCGGGCCGCCGCTGGTCGCGCTGTCCCGGGCGCTGCGTCCGGTGATCTTCACGGTGAACGCGTTCGCCAGCGGGCTGCTGAAGCTGCTCAGGGTGGAGGCCAGGGACGAGGTCTCGGCGACCTTCACGGACACCGAACTCGCCGAGA
This Streptomyces misionensis DNA region includes the following protein-coding sequences:
- a CDS encoding hemolysin family protein; protein product: MTEVLLLLVAILLSLACGAFVAAEFSLTTVERGALERAAERGERGAPGALKAVRNLTFQLSGAQLGITVTNLVVGMLAEPSIAKLLAGPFRALGLSGGAAQSVALVVGTALSTVFLMVVGELVPKNWAISSPLAVAKRVGTPQRWFSAAFRPFIAQLNNTANHFVRRLGFEPAEELASARGPQELAALARHSAKAGALEADTAELFVRTLNLADLTAENVMTPRVQVIALDEQATCEDVANATRATGLSRFPVYRGSLDSVVGTVHIKDVLAIPAEHRRHRRVWHLMREPLLVPESLTVDRLLDRLSGRRTMAVVIDEYGGTAGVATLEDIVEEVVGEVRDEHDPHETPDLAPAGADESGRALYSADGAARTDQLRRVGLRVPEGPYETLAGLVATELGRIPEPGDRVEIAGWRLDVVDASGRRAARLLLRAPLDDESGDETTEGAR
- a CDS encoding hemolysin family protein produces the protein MIAVQLLIGLATLVVNAFFVAGEFALISVRRSQVEPLAQEGDRRAKSVVWGLEHVSALLAAAQLGITLCTLVLGVVAEPAIAHLLEPVFHTVGIPVGVGHVVSFVIALTLATYLHMLLGEMVPKNISLAEPVRAALLLGPPLVALSRALRPVIFTVNAFASGLLKLLRVEARDEVSATFTDTELAEIVKDASEAGLIDDRAQERLHDALELGSRPVRDVVVPLERVVYAQVGVTPEQLEGLSAESGFSRFPVVDSGRRIVGYLHVKDALDAAPRDVPFRLRDMRPIARVKASTPLDDVLTAMRGSRTHVAAVLGDDGRLAGLVTMEDVLRELFGQPV